The following coding sequences are from one Gemmatimonadota bacterium window:
- a CDS encoding HmuY family protein, which translates to MTRTVVALGLLAMMGCNGEATLPDTTGPGPTGQVSINATSTTDFRYFNLATGSEVTVVDPRSSTAWDIAIRRYEVRLNGGVAGTKGVTGVRVLDNSTLAASTLLGYTPASQLASFDGITAASIPAASGFTSTDLAETLTAWFRAVNATTIVAAPSAAWKVRRADGGYAVVRVAELTLNGFSLASLRLEYRLQPAAGVLGAVQSVTVPAGASGAPGKVLLTTGSTVTTSGCTWDFAITSAITLAVNPDASCPTGTYPLESTESFTTMTSASDAPNYGRFVSALSSPIPNGFTADVKPPFLYGIDPVNQNRLTPTFNIYLVRSGSSTYKLQFLSFYDPTTGESGRVTLRYARVQ; encoded by the coding sequence GCCCTTGGCCTGCTGGCCATGATGGGCTGCAACGGCGAAGCGACGTTGCCCGATACCACCGGCCCCGGCCCGACGGGCCAGGTCAGCATCAACGCCACCTCCACCACCGACTTCCGCTACTTCAACCTGGCGACCGGCAGCGAGGTCACCGTGGTCGATCCGCGCAGCAGCACGGCGTGGGACATTGCCATCCGCCGGTACGAGGTGCGCCTGAACGGCGGCGTTGCGGGGACGAAGGGCGTCACCGGTGTCCGCGTGCTCGACAACAGCACGCTGGCGGCCTCCACCCTCCTCGGTTACACACCAGCCAGCCAGCTCGCCTCGTTCGACGGCATCACCGCCGCGTCGATTCCGGCCGCGTCGGGGTTCACCTCCACCGACCTCGCCGAGACGCTCACCGCCTGGTTCCGTGCCGTGAACGCCACCACGATCGTCGCGGCGCCTTCGGCCGCGTGGAAGGTCCGGCGTGCCGACGGCGGCTACGCGGTCGTGCGGGTCGCCGAACTCACGCTGAACGGCTTCTCGCTCGCCAGCCTCCGCCTGGAGTATCGATTGCAGCCCGCCGCCGGCGTGCTCGGTGCCGTGCAGAGCGTGACGGTACCCGCAGGGGCATCCGGTGCGCCGGGCAAGGTGCTGCTGACCACGGGCTCGACGGTGACGACCAGCGGCTGCACCTGGGACTTCGCCATCACGTCGGCGATCACGCTGGCCGTCAACCCGGACGCGTCGTGCCCGACGGGGACCTATCCCCTCGAGAGCACGGAGTCGTTCACCACGATGACGAGTGCGTCGGATGCCCCCAACTACGGTCGCTTCGTCTCGGCGCTGTCGTCGCCGATTCCGAACGGCTTCACCGCCGACGTCAAGCCGCCCTTCCTCTACGGCATCGATCCGGTGAACCAGAATCGGCTGACGCCGACGTTCAACATCTACCTCGTGCGCTCGGGGTCGTCGACCTACAAGCTGCAGTTCCTGTCGTTCTACGATCCGACGACGGGCGAAAGCGGCCGCGTCACGCTGCGCTACGCTCGAGTCCAGTAA